A genomic window from Candidatus Zixiibacteriota bacterium includes:
- a CDS encoding tetratricopeptide repeat protein, with product MKISAKLAIILVITIFLVGSTFAGKKDRKLTVGAYISSAKIEIVSGDLERYETAITYLDSLFLNYGPHAEGLHLMAQIMVDYIDKTPELESKKKYVEKLVAYVDSLHRCCENKEIDKKYRKGCDEYTELNDSVKVRYWQEFYNRGFEQMHRIDTLRQEMAGASDSTWAADLQKSIDVTVDSCVTNMEISIMLNPVDHRAYIAAGQANEKVGKYQEAIKWLSKGVEMVEDTASKASLLFSLAYNNIQMNDFCGAIPYFKQYTDIYTEDTLTLYNLAACYNNCGFYDSALFVNQRVIEYASCNIDALTAVGLYHNQNARNASDSANHYQTQQDEKTATLWRSKRDEAFDSSLVYFERAVNCDSTNIMSWEQYGTIVAIRGQYENAARAFKKLTELDPGRAEYWRSLGDFDLRLKKFDDAIMAYEKTVEIDPGDKETWERLKSLYHEKGQSAKEAEVDKKLKSLQ from the coding sequence TTGAAAATATCTGCTAAGCTGGCAATTATTCTGGTGATTACCATATTTTTGGTCGGAAGCACCTTTGCCGGGAAGAAAGACCGCAAATTAACGGTTGGGGCCTATATCAGTTCGGCCAAAATTGAAATTGTATCGGGCGATCTCGAGCGCTACGAAACGGCCATTACGTATCTTGACTCCCTTTTCTTAAACTATGGTCCGCACGCTGAAGGACTCCACCTGATGGCTCAGATTATGGTCGACTATATCGACAAGACGCCGGAACTGGAATCCAAGAAGAAGTATGTTGAAAAGCTGGTGGCCTATGTCGATTCGCTTCACAGGTGCTGTGAAAACAAAGAGATCGATAAGAAGTACCGGAAGGGCTGTGACGAGTACACCGAGCTTAACGACTCGGTAAAAGTGCGTTACTGGCAGGAGTTTTACAACAGAGGCTTCGAGCAGATGCATCGCATCGACACGCTTCGACAGGAGATGGCCGGCGCGTCGGATTCAACCTGGGCAGCCGACTTGCAGAAGTCGATCGATGTTACCGTGGATTCCTGTGTAACCAACATGGAAATATCGATCATGCTCAATCCGGTCGATCATCGTGCTTATATAGCGGCCGGACAGGCCAACGAGAAAGTGGGCAAATACCAGGAAGCGATCAAATGGCTTTCCAAGGGTGTGGAAATGGTCGAGGACACTGCCTCGAAAGCTTCACTTCTGTTCTCTCTGGCCTATAATAATATCCAGATGAATGATTTCTGCGGAGCGATACCCTACTTCAAGCAGTACACGGATATCTACACCGAAGATACCCTTACTCTCTACAACCTTGCCGCCTGCTATAACAATTGCGGGTTCTATGACTCGGCCCTGTTCGTCAACCAGAGAGTTATCGAGTACGCTTCCTGTAACATAGACGCCCTCACCGCGGTTGGCCTGTACCACAACCAGAACGCTCGAAACGCCTCTGATTCGGCCAATCATTATCAGACACAGCAGGACGAAAAGACCGCTACTCTGTGGCGGAGCAAGCGCGACGAGGCCTTTGACTCTTCGCTGGTATATTTTGAGAGAGCGGTAAATTGCGACAGCACGAATATCATGTCCTGGGAGCAGTACGGCACGATCGTGGCTATCAGGGGCCAGTATGAAAACGCCGCTCGCGCTTTCAAGAAACTTACCGAACTGGATCCCGGACGGGCCGAGTACTGGCGCTCGCTGGGTGATTTCGATTTGAGGTTGAAGAAGTTCGATGACGCCATCATGGCCTACGAGAAGACGGTCGAAATCGACCCGGGCGACAAAGAGACGTGGGAACGTCTGAAAAGCCTGTATCACGAGAAAGGCCAGTCAGCCAAAGAGGCCGAGGTCGATAAAAAGCTCAAGAGCCTGCAGTAG
- the priA gene encoding primosomal protein N': protein MPRYALVAVSGPLKKSFLYRVPDNFAGLSGGQRLLVPFGRSRKLGFFLQYTEPVGGIDTKDIIRTLDSESYFSGELFDFCLWMADYYFANPADCLSAALPSVYKKARGADYVWSEILREPLPDDLERLYKPGKRLTAATLSNLVQKDRQSLRRLVDSGAVIERWPDEDTRDSKRLIGFRAGETSIWYEFFRGKKFQPESFNDIKSRSDLKACGWSDYHIRQARVAGVLQSVYSEEPVPLLDFIRPRENLKQLILNEEQRYALEKLSPSPDKGFKTFLLHGVTGSGKTLVYCQLCRQFIDSGRTVLVLTPEIALTSTTLAYFRGFFGDDVTVMHSAMTSVERLESWRGIRQGRYKIVVGPRSAVFAPLKNPGLVIVDEEHDSSYKQDDPSPRFHGRDAAIMRAKMNDIPVLLGSASPSFESYHNAVTGRYELLELTRRPAGATLPTVEVVDMRSDRLRGDLPYISYTLKKKIDDRLGQNQQVIIYLNRRGHSTQLKCAECGLVGKCPNCRVNLTFHKVGRKLSCHYCGYLLHRYDNCPSCGGSDFIYQGVGTQKVEENIPRLFKQAQTVRLDSDSATGRKMAYKILTDFSDGKSNLLLGTQMVTKGLDLPNVTLVGVLSADMNLDLPEFRASEKAFARLLQVAGRSGRSGSPGEVIIQTYYPEHEVIIDAARQDYRGFYEREIISRQTLRYPPFSRIINFVLSAVRDQQLEEEALSFRERLKNAFDRKLSGAQILGPAPCPMYFLRGRYRRHLFVKTNQMVKLVRTLTDWESRQPRFGLPSTIKLSVDVDPDDMM, encoded by the coding sequence ATGCCCAGATACGCTCTGGTCGCCGTGAGCGGCCCTCTTAAGAAATCGTTTCTCTACCGCGTTCCCGACAACTTTGCCGGCCTCAGCGGCGGTCAGCGACTGCTCGTTCCGTTCGGGCGAAGTCGCAAGTTGGGGTTTTTTCTCCAATACACCGAACCTGTTGGTGGAATCGATACGAAAGATATCATTCGCACCCTCGACAGCGAGTCCTATTTTTCAGGGGAACTTTTTGATTTCTGCCTCTGGATGGCTGATTATTATTTCGCCAATCCAGCCGATTGCCTGAGCGCCGCCCTTCCATCGGTGTACAAGAAAGCCCGCGGGGCCGATTATGTCTGGAGCGAGATACTGCGCGAACCTCTCCCCGACGATCTGGAGAGACTGTACAAACCGGGCAAAAGGCTCACCGCCGCGACGTTAAGCAACCTGGTCCAAAAGGACAGGCAGTCGCTTCGCCGCCTGGTCGATTCGGGGGCTGTTATCGAACGCTGGCCCGACGAGGACACGCGCGACAGTAAAAGACTGATTGGATTCAGAGCGGGCGAGACCTCGATATGGTACGAATTTTTCCGCGGCAAAAAATTTCAGCCGGAGTCCTTCAACGACATCAAGTCCCGCTCGGATCTGAAAGCGTGCGGGTGGTCGGACTATCACATAAGACAGGCCCGGGTCGCCGGCGTCCTTCAGAGCGTGTACAGCGAAGAGCCGGTGCCGCTGCTCGATTTCATCCGACCTCGCGAGAATCTCAAACAACTGATTCTGAATGAGGAACAACGATATGCCCTTGAAAAACTCTCGCCAAGTCCGGACAAGGGATTCAAGACCTTCCTCCTCCACGGCGTGACCGGTTCCGGCAAGACTCTGGTGTACTGCCAACTCTGTCGTCAGTTTATCGATTCGGGCAGGACAGTGCTGGTGCTTACGCCGGAGATAGCGCTGACCTCGACCACACTGGCATACTTCCGCGGTTTTTTCGGTGACGATGTCACGGTCATGCACTCGGCCATGACGAGTGTTGAGCGCCTCGAAAGCTGGCGCGGTATCAGGCAGGGACGTTATAAGATTGTTGTCGGGCCGCGTTCAGCGGTGTTCGCGCCGTTGAAGAATCCCGGGCTTGTCATAGTCGATGAGGAACACGACAGTTCGTACAAGCAGGATGATCCGTCACCTCGGTTTCACGGCCGCGATGCCGCCATCATGCGGGCCAAGATGAACGATATTCCGGTACTGCTGGGTTCTGCTTCTCCGTCTTTTGAGTCTTACCACAACGCCGTTACGGGCAGATACGAGTTACTCGAGCTCACCAGGCGTCCCGCCGGAGCCACTCTTCCGACTGTGGAAGTGGTTGATATGAGAAGCGACCGTCTGCGCGGCGATCTGCCTTATATATCCTACACTCTGAAGAAAAAGATCGATGATCGGCTGGGGCAAAATCAGCAGGTCATAATATATCTTAACAGGAGAGGTCACTCCACGCAGCTAAAGTGCGCCGAGTGCGGACTGGTGGGGAAATGTCCGAACTGCCGGGTGAATTTGACTTTTCACAAAGTGGGCCGCAAACTGAGTTGTCACTATTGCGGCTATCTTCTGCATCGCTACGACAACTGTCCATCGTGTGGAGGCAGCGATTTCATCTACCAGGGGGTGGGGACACAGAAGGTCGAGGAAAACATACCCCGCCTGTTTAAGCAGGCACAGACGGTCAGGCTGGATTCCGACTCCGCCACGGGGCGGAAGATGGCTTACAAGATTCTCACGGACTTCTCCGATGGCAAGAGCAATCTTCTGCTCGGCACGCAGATGGTTACCAAGGGACTGGATCTGCCGAATGTCACTCTGGTCGGAGTACTGTCGGCCGACATGAATCTTGATTTGCCCGAGTTTCGCGCCTCGGAAAAGGCCTTTGCCCGTCTTCTTCAAGTGGCGGGGCGAAGCGGGCGTTCCGGGAGTCCGGGTGAGGTTATCATACAGACGTATTATCCCGAGCATGAGGTTATCATCGATGCCGCCCGCCAGGACTATCGGGGTTTTTACGAGCGTGAGATCATCTCGCGCCAAACGCTGCGGTATCCGCCTTTTTCGCGTATCATCAACTTCGTGCTGTCGGCGGTTCGCGATCAGCAGCTGGAAGAGGAAGCCTTGAGTTTCCGGGAACGTCTAAAGAACGCTTTCGACCGGAAGCTCAGCGGCGCGCAGATTCTGGGACCGGCGCCGTGTCCGATGTACTTTTTGAGGGGAAGATATCGAAGACATCTGTTCGTGAAAACCAATCAGATGGTCAAACTCGTTCGCACCCTGACCGATTGGGAAAGTCGCCAGCCTCGTTTTGGCCTGCCATCGACCATAAAGCTTTCGGTTGATGTTGACCCCGACGATATGATGTAG
- a CDS encoding 50S ribosomal protein L25/general stress protein Ctc — protein sequence MKEVSLAVSSRTTIGKGPARRSRREGRIPAVVYGPEVEPVSVEVTEQALRAAMKEAAGMSAIFNLEVNGKTRKVIVRDVQRDPLTSHIVHIDFHAISMTKPLHLSVPIHITGIARGVKTDGGILQTTMRELEISCLPSDIPEHVVVDVSDLGIGDSVHVRDLNVPNAKILTELQRTVVVVAAPTIVKLEPTAEELAAAQAAAEGAEAAAEGAEAAEGESKTEEKGKEKKE from the coding sequence ATGAAAGAAGTTAGTTTGGCCGTTTCATCGCGCACGACTATCGGCAAGGGCCCGGCCAGGCGAAGCCGCAGAGAGGGTAGAATTCCGGCCGTTGTCTATGGCCCGGAGGTCGAGCCGGTATCTGTCGAGGTAACCGAGCAGGCTCTGCGGGCGGCTATGAAAGAAGCGGCGGGCATGAGCGCGATTTTTAATCTGGAAGTCAATGGCAAAACAAGAAAAGTGATCGTGCGTGATGTTCAGCGCGATCCTCTTACCAGCCACATAGTTCATATTGATTTTCACGCTATCAGCATGACCAAGCCGCTGCACCTGTCGGTCCCCATCCACATCACTGGTATCGCCCGTGGTGTCAAGACCGATGGCGGCATTCTCCAGACGACCATGCGCGAGCTTGAGATATCCTGTTTACCGTCGGATATTCCCGAACATGTCGTTGTTGATGTCAGTGATCTCGGGATCGGCGATTCCGTTCACGTTCGTGATCTCAATGTCCCCAACGCGAAGATACTCACCGAGCTGCAACGCACCGTCGTTGTGGTTGCCGCTCCTACGATCGTGAAGCTCGAGCCTACCGCTGAAGAACTGGCCGCCGCCCAAGCCGCCGCCGAGGGTGCCGAAGCCGCCGCTGAGGGCGCCGAAGCTGCCGAAGGTGAAAGCAAAACGGAAGAAAAGGGAAAAGAGAAAAAGGAATAG
- a CDS encoding ribose-phosphate pyrophosphokinase gives MNLRDEIKLVTGTSNHDLAERIARYVGAELAACTVTRFSDGEVFVQIDDNIRGADLFIIQPTNPPADNLMELLMLIEASRRASAMRITAVIPYYGYARADRKDRPRVSITAKLVANLITTAGADRIITMDLHASQIQGFFDLPHDHLYSSVIFNKYIAALNLMNLCVVSPDVGSIKLARATANILDAELAIVDKRRPKANVSKVMNLIGEVKGRNILIRDDMVDTAGSICSAAEFLKERGALDIYAACTHGVLSGQAIERIDKAPIKQMLISDSIDQGSRNLPEKFQVLSCAELIGEAIMRIFEEESVSSLFEDQPVVD, from the coding sequence ATGAATTTACGCGATGAGATAAAACTTGTCACCGGGACATCCAACCACGATCTGGCCGAGAGAATCGCCCGCTATGTCGGCGCTGAACTGGCCGCCTGCACGGTGACGCGGTTTTCCGACGGCGAGGTTTTTGTTCAGATTGATGATAATATTCGCGGCGCGGATCTGTTTATCATTCAGCCGACCAACCCGCCCGCGGATAATCTGATGGAGCTGTTGATGCTGATCGAGGCTTCTCGCCGAGCCTCGGCGATGCGCATCACGGCAGTCATCCCCTACTATGGCTACGCTCGGGCCGACCGAAAAGATCGCCCGAGAGTGTCGATTACCGCCAAGCTGGTGGCGAATCTTATTACAACCGCCGGCGCCGATCGCATCATAACGATGGATCTTCACGCCAGCCAGATTCAGGGTTTCTTCGACCTGCCGCACGACCACCTGTATTCATCGGTCATTTTCAACAAATATATTGCGGCTTTGAACCTGATGAATCTCTGTGTGGTGTCGCCGGATGTGGGCTCTATCAAGTTGGCTCGGGCCACGGCAAATATACTCGACGCCGAGTTGGCGATTGTCGACAAGAGGCGGCCCAAGGCAAATGTCTCGAAAGTCATGAATCTGATAGGCGAAGTAAAGGGCCGAAATATACTTATCCGCGATGATATGGTGGACACCGCCGGTTCGATCTGTTCGGCGGCCGAGTTTCTCAAGGAACGAGGAGCGCTCGATATCTATGCCGCCTGCACTCACGGCGTGTTGTCCGGACAGGCCATTGAGAGGATAGACAAAGCCCCTATTAAGCAAATGTTAATTTCTGATTCCATAGATCAAGGCTCTCGGAACCTGCCCGAGAAGTTTCAGGTTCTGAGCTGTGCGGAGTTGATCGGTGAAGCGATAATGAGGATTTTCGAGGAAGAATCCGTTTCATCGCTTTTCGAAGATCAGCCGGTGGTGGATTGA
- the spoVG gene encoding septation regulator SpoVG, protein MQITEIRVTLRDEERLKGFANVTFDDAFVIRGMKIIQGNNGYFVSMPSRKRPDGTYQDIAHPINSEMRRMIEEKVLEAFEAEVKAHT, encoded by the coding sequence GTGCAAATTACAGAAATCCGGGTCACCCTTCGGGATGAAGAACGGCTCAAAGGTTTTGCGAACGTGACATTTGACGACGCTTTCGTGATTCGAGGCATGAAAATTATTCAGGGCAACAATGGTTATTTCGTATCGATGCCGAGTCGCAAGCGCCCGGATGGAACCTATCAGGACATCGCCCACCCCATCAATAGCGAGATGCGGCGGATGATCGAGGAGAAGGTTCTCGAGGCTTTTGAGGCTGAGGTCAAAGCTCACACCTAA
- the ispE gene encoding 4-(cytidine 5'-diphospho)-2-C-methyl-D-erythritol kinase, which yields MFIKDETDNSIVIDAPAKINLFLEVMNRREDGYHDINSVFQAVSLYDRLEFTISARPGIKISLTGDIELSTGEDNLIARAYRMISEEFGVDRGLEVVLEKNIPVAAGLGGGSADGAATILACNRLFKLNLSAGSMGRLSERIGSDMPFFFTRGQALVTGRGDIIEEIELPTDYWVVLVNPGWEISTAAAYHALKRGLTRSKNPFNLAACPRAEELVRLLNLSGNDFEKVHLKSYPELGRIQEGLLRSGASLARMTGSGPTFFGIFNSAPEIREGATLRQGSWQLFTVLPVTFASQGN from the coding sequence ATGTTCATAAAGGACGAAACAGACAACTCGATAGTAATCGACGCACCGGCGAAGATAAATCTATTCCTGGAGGTGATGAACCGTCGCGAAGACGGCTACCATGATATCAATTCAGTCTTCCAGGCGGTGTCGCTGTATGACCGGCTGGAGTTCACGATATCAGCGAGGCCGGGAATTAAGATTAGTCTGACGGGTGATATCGAGCTTTCGACCGGAGAAGACAACCTGATTGCCCGGGCGTATCGGATGATTTCCGAAGAGTTCGGGGTCGACAGGGGGTTGGAAGTCGTCCTTGAGAAAAACATTCCGGTGGCGGCCGGTCTGGGTGGAGGTTCGGCCGATGGCGCGGCGACAATTCTGGCATGTAACCGATTGTTTAAGTTGAACTTAAGTGCCGGAAGCATGGGCCGATTGTCAGAGCGGATTGGTTCGGACATGCCATTTTTCTTTACCCGTGGTCAGGCGCTGGTAACCGGCAGGGGAGATATTATCGAGGAGATCGAACTACCCACCGATTACTGGGTGGTTCTGGTCAATCCCGGCTGGGAAATCTCTACTGCCGCGGCCTATCACGCCCTTAAAAGGGGCTTGACAAGGTCCAAGAATCCCTTTAACTTGGCTGCGTGTCCGAGGGCTGAGGAGCTTGTTCGGTTATTGAATCTTTCCGGCAACGATTTCGAGAAAGTCCATCTAAAATCCTATCCAGAACTCGGTAGAATTCAGGAGGGGCTTTTACGGAGCGGTGCATCGTTGGCCAGAATGACCGGCTCCGGTCCGACTTTTTTTGGCATTTTTAACAGCGCACCCGAGATTAGGGAAGGAGCAACGTTGCGTCAGGGGAGCTGGCAATTATTCACGGTTTTGCCGGTAACCTTTGCATCGCAGGGCAATTAA
- the acnA gene encoding aconitate hydratase AcnA, whose product MNSFGAASELKTKFKNYKIYRLDKLSGHGAIDKLPYSIKILLENVLRNVDGRIVRDEDVLKLAAYNPKKVGDIELPFKPARVLLQDFTGVPAVVDLAALRAAMKRMGGDPKKINPMVNVDLVIDHSVQVDAYASPEALNINMDKEFERNKERYEFLHWGQKSFSNFSVVPPATGICHQVNLEYLAKCVLVKNGVAMPDTLVGTDSHTVMINGLGVLGWGVGGIEAEAVMLGQPIYMLTPEVIGFRLTGKLCEGVTGTDLVLTVTQMLRQKGVVGKFVEYCGPALDDLSLPTKAMIANMGPEYGATMGYFPFDASTLDYLRMTGRTDEQVELVERYAKEQMLFREKGSSEPEYTDVIELDISTVQPSLAGPKRPQDRVTLTDMKSEFSRALTKPIKERGFELPGSEINKTVEITNGYKATMGHGAVVIAAITSCTNTSDPYVLIASGLVAKKAVEKGLTTKPYVKTSLAPGSRVVIDYLDKAGLTPYLDKLGFHNVGYGCTTCIGNSGPLPQPVVDAITKGNLVVSAVLSGNRNFEGRVNPYTKANYLASPPLVVAYAIAGTTNINLADEPIGKGSDGKDVYLKEIWPTEKEVLEAVEKAVKPEMFRERYAKVFDGNETWNEIKSPSGDLYEWDADSTYIQEPPFFIDLPKKPHDITPIQDARALAVLGDSITTDHISPAGAIKADSPAGKFLLDNGVPFADFNSFGSRRGNDRVMTRGTFGNIRLRNLLAPGTEGGVTTYLPTGEQMSIYEASEKYKADDIPLVVLAGKDYGMGSSRDWAAKGTMLLGVKAVLAQSFERIHRSNLVGMGVLPLEFLSGESRESLGLTGHELFTIEGLSNDIRPKQTVTVKAFNKHGDKQFKMIARLDTPVEIDYYRHGGILQMVLRQLLKQG is encoded by the coding sequence ATGAACAGTTTTGGCGCTGCCTCGGAGCTAAAAACAAAATTCAAAAATTATAAGATTTACCGTCTCGATAAGCTGTCCGGACACGGCGCTATTGACAAGTTGCCGTATTCCATCAAGATACTGCTCGAAAACGTTTTGAGAAATGTCGATGGACGGATTGTCAGAGACGAAGACGTTCTGAAACTGGCCGCCTACAACCCGAAGAAGGTGGGCGACATTGAATTGCCGTTTAAACCGGCCAGGGTCCTGCTTCAGGATTTTACCGGCGTACCGGCGGTGGTTGATCTGGCCGCGCTGCGGGCCGCCATGAAGCGCATGGGGGGTGACCCCAAGAAGATCAATCCGATGGTTAATGTTGATCTGGTTATCGATCACTCCGTGCAGGTCGATGCTTACGCCTCGCCTGAGGCCCTCAACATCAATATGGACAAGGAATTCGAGCGCAACAAGGAACGCTATGAGTTTCTCCACTGGGGACAAAAATCATTCAGCAATTTTTCGGTTGTCCCGCCCGCTACCGGTATCTGCCACCAGGTCAATCTCGAATATCTGGCCAAGTGCGTGCTGGTCAAAAATGGCGTGGCTATGCCCGACACTCTCGTCGGTACCGACAGCCATACTGTCATGATAAACGGCCTGGGCGTTTTGGGATGGGGTGTCGGCGGCATCGAGGCCGAGGCGGTAATGCTCGGTCAGCCGATCTATATGCTCACACCGGAAGTTATCGGATTCAGGCTTACCGGTAAGCTGTGTGAGGGTGTTACCGGCACGGACCTGGTGCTTACTGTCACACAGATGCTTCGCCAGAAGGGCGTGGTCGGCAAGTTCGTCGAATATTGCGGTCCGGCGCTTGATGACCTGAGCCTTCCGACAAAGGCCATGATTGCCAATATGGGACCGGAGTACGGCGCCACGATGGGGTATTTCCCGTTCGATGCCTCCACCCTCGATTATCTGAGAATGACCGGTCGTACGGATGAACAGGTTGAGCTGGTTGAAAGGTATGCCAAGGAACAGATGTTGTTCAGAGAGAAAGGATCCTCCGAACCGGAGTATACCGATGTAATCGAGCTCGATATCTCTACCGTGCAGCCGTCACTCGCCGGGCCGAAACGTCCGCAGGACAGGGTCACTCTGACCGATATGAAGTCCGAGTTCAGCAGGGCGCTCACAAAACCCATCAAAGAGCGCGGATTCGAACTGCCCGGCAGTGAAATCAACAAAACGGTGGAGATCACCAACGGCTATAAAGCGACGATGGGGCATGGCGCGGTCGTTATAGCGGCGATTACATCGTGCACCAACACTTCTGATCCCTACGTGTTGATAGCCTCGGGTCTGGTGGCCAAGAAGGCTGTCGAGAAAGGACTGACAACCAAGCCGTACGTAAAAACATCGTTGGCGCCCGGATCACGCGTGGTAATCGACTATCTCGATAAAGCCGGTTTGACGCCATATCTGGACAAACTTGGTTTCCACAATGTGGGCTATGGCTGTACCACCTGTATTGGCAACTCCGGGCCGCTCCCGCAGCCGGTGGTCGATGCTATCACGAAAGGTAATCTGGTAGTGTCGGCGGTTCTTTCCGGTAACCGCAATTTTGAAGGTCGCGTGAATCCATACACCAAAGCCAACTATCTGGCTTCGCCGCCGCTCGTGGTCGCCTACGCCATCGCCGGTACCACGAATATAAATTTGGCGGATGAACCAATCGGTAAGGGCAGCGACGGCAAAGACGTTTACCTGAAAGAAATCTGGCCGACGGAAAAGGAAGTACTGGAAGCGGTCGAGAAGGCGGTTAAGCCGGAGATGTTCCGTGAGAGGTATGCGAAGGTGTTCGATGGCAACGAAACCTGGAACGAGATAAAGAGTCCTTCGGGCGACCTTTACGAGTGGGACGCTGACTCGACTTACATTCAGGAGCCGCCGTTCTTTATCGATCTGCCGAAAAAGCCGCACGACATTACTCCGATTCAGGATGCGAGAGCTCTGGCGGTGCTGGGCGACTCTATCACGACCGACCACATCTCCCCTGCGGGAGCTATCAAGGCTGATTCCCCTGCGGGCAAGTTCCTTCTGGATAACGGAGTACCGTTCGCTGATTTCAACAGTTTCGGCTCGCGCCGCGGCAATGATCGCGTTATGACCCGCGGCACTTTCGGCAATATCCGTCTGCGCAATCTTCTTGCTCCCGGCACCGAAGGCGGCGTGACGACTTACCTGCCGACAGGTGAACAGATGTCGATCTATGAGGCATCGGAGAAATACAAAGCCGACGACATCCCGCTGGTGGTGCTGGCCGGCAAGGATTATGGCATGGGTTCATCGCGCGACTGGGCCGCCAAGGGCACCATGCTTCTTGGAGTAAAGGCCGTGCTGGCGCAGAGTTTTGAACGCATCCACCGCTCGAATCTCGTTGGCATGGGTGTTCTTCCGCTTGAATTCTTGTCCGGCGAATCCAGAGAGTCGCTTGGCCTGACCGGTCACGAGCTTTTCACGATTGAGGGTCTTTCGAACGATATCCGTCCGAAGCAGACGGTGACGGTGAAGGCTTTCAACAAGCATGGTGACAAGCAATTCAAGATGATCGCGCGTCTGGACACGCCGGTTGAGATCGACTATTATCGCCACGGCGGAATTCTTCAGATGGTTCTTCGCCAGCTTCTGAAGCAGGGCTGA